From the genome of Eucalyptus grandis isolate ANBG69807.140 chromosome 2, ASM1654582v1, whole genome shotgun sequence, one region includes:
- the LOC120290573 gene encoding putative disease resistance RPP13-like protein 1 — MCGSKSDCHSREGGIGKTALAQQVYNDVRVTNYFEVKAWVCVSDEFDVLAITKRILEATDFPLSCDGKDLNWLQDKLNENLFGKKFLVVLDDVWNKKYGSWTILLKPLQWGAKGSKIIITTRNLNVAALTNVVRSCNYRVSNEGQMAAENSLQAHGLWLVRFWISRLWCERWLLGARTAVEHGVVRLLMWGVVAGEVGIGVGGGNFGGGVAEANQLEVGRA; from the exons ATGTGTGGATCTAAAAGTGATTGCCATAGTAGGGAGGGGGGTATTGGGAAAACAGCTCTAGCTCAACAAGTCTACAATGATGTGAGAGTCACAAATTATTTTGAGGTGAAAGCATGGGTTTGTGTTTCCGATGAGTTTGATGTGCTTGCTATTACAAAGAGAATCCTAGAGGCAACCGACTTCCCTTTGTCTTGTGATGGTAAGGACTTGAATTGGCTTCAAGATAAGCTCAATGAAAACCTTTTTGGGAAGAAGTTTCTTGTCGTGTTAGATgatgtttggaataaaaaatatggAAGCTGGACTATCCTCTTGAAGCCTCTTCAATGGGGAGCAAAGGgaagcaagatcatcatcaCGACTCGCAACCTTAACGTTGCTGCATTAACCAATG TGGTGAGATCCTGCAACTACCGGGTCTCCAATGAAGGCCAAATGGCTGCCGAAAATAGCCTACAAGCTCATGGCTTGTGGCTGGTTCGGTTCTGGATAAGCAGGCTGTGGTGCGAGAGGTGGCTGCTTGGAGCTAGGACAGCAGTTGAACACGGGGTGGTGCGGCTGCTGATGTGGGGAGTGGTGGCTGGTGAAGTTGGCATTGGGGTTGGCGGTGGAAATTTTGGTGGTGGTGTGGCTGAGGCGAACCAGCTGGAGGTGGGACGAGCGTGA